The following proteins come from a genomic window of Triticum aestivum cultivar Chinese Spring chromosome 6A, IWGSC CS RefSeq v2.1, whole genome shotgun sequence:
- the LOC123128785 gene encoding 60S ribosomal protein L39 isoform X2 — MPSHKTFRIKQKLAKKQRQNRPIPYWIRMRTDNTIRYNAKRRHWRRTKLGF, encoded by the exons ATG CCGTCCCACAAGACCTTCCGCATCAAGCAGAAGCTGGCCAAGAAGCAGCGCCAGAACCGCCCCATCCCCTACTGGATCCGCATGCGGACCGACAACACCATCAG GTACAACGCGAAGCGCAGGCACTGGCGCCGCACCAAGCTCGGGTTCTAG
- the LOC123128785 gene encoding 60S ribosomal protein L39 isoform X1, protein MESHPLLQRFNLPLTRFPRSLLSSSQPSHKTFRIKQKLAKKQRQNRPIPYWIRMRTDNTIRYNAKRRHWRRTKLGF, encoded by the exons atGGAGTCCCACCCTCTCCTCCAGCGTTTCAACCTCCCGCTGACCCGATTTCCCCGTTCGCTCCTCTCCTCCTCGCAGCCGTCCCACAAGACCTTCCGCATCAAGCAGAAGCTGGCCAAGAAGCAGCGCCAGAACCGCCCCATCCCCTACTGGATCCGCATGCGGACCGACAACACCATCAG GTACAACGCGAAGCGCAGGCACTGGCGCCGCACCAAGCTCGGGTTCTAG